Below is a window of Rhea pennata isolate bPtePen1 chromosome 2, bPtePen1.pri, whole genome shotgun sequence DNA.
GTATAGATTGCTCACGACAGTGGGGGGCAAAAAGTTCCCAGCAGACCTTGCATTTCTGATCCTAATGCAGGTAACTTCAGTGGATGTGTGAGCAAGGTGAAACAGGCTGTCCTTGAGATGTTTTAATACTTTGAGGAACACCAGCACAGCCcgacttgtttattttttctgtgctttccatCATAATACTTGTGAATGATGAGACAGAGAGGATAAACGCACATATAAAAACAGATGATCGAGCTACCCAATGACCAACAAAGATTGTTTATATGCTACATCTGTCAAGAGGAAATAAACTCTTGGTCTTCTATGCAAGGAATGCAGCTCAAAAAGCAATGAGACTTTCACATCATCTCCCTGGTACTTCCTTGATACTGCATTTTATGCAGCTTGCCCTGACTAGATTTACCGTGAGAAGATCCTGGAAGGGGAGGACAGAGGGGCATTTAGGGCAGCTAATCAGCTGGAATGCTGGGAACCACTGCCCGGAGACCTCGCGTCAGTGCGGTCCCATCACGTGCGCTTCACTGAGGAGAGGACAGCCTGTTTGTTTTGGCTGTGGCTCATGTGAGCAGAGATAACTAAAAGCCAGGGAATCCAACTGGATAAAGAACATCTGCAAATGATGTTCTGTTAATGCATGTTATATCCAAAGAAGCCTCAATGCTCGGTCCGAACTCCAGTGTCGGCCACACATGTTGCTTCATCAGGTTCATTCAGAATcagcttttgtttcctgtaaaTAGACTGGGTGCAGAGTTTGTTTCATGCTATTCCACAGTAACAACTTCAactttttagcaaaaaaaaaaaaaaaaaaaaaaaaagaaaaaatactgcttggAGTATGGAAATCTATTCTTGAACTAACTTTAGAACAACTCTGGATTTAGCAGCTCAGTCAAGTCTTTGTTTGAATCTTGCCtgtatttctgaatgttttctttcacttcagtagCTAAAGTGGACGGACTAATTTGGCAATTCATCAATATGAGAacgtaaaaaaaaattaggttcatctgtttcagaatttttatatCCTTTGTGAACACTTGGAGCATATATACAGCAATTAATGTATTAGAATTAATAGCaggtttatttatttgaaatgagtACGTGAAGGAGAGTATTAACTGCAGGTTAAGCCAACTAGAGTACTCTCAACTTTCTACAGAAGTTGTGATAGGCACAAACAGTAAACAACACtattttcatgccttttttctAATGGTCACCCTTAAATGCTTCTTAATGCTGTATTCTAAGAGTTAATATGTAAATCTGGAAtaaagtctattttaaaataaactttcatgTCAATAAAAGAggtgaaatgttttgaattatAGAGCTCGTTTTCTAGTTTGTACGTCTCTGCTTaggaaaatctgattttctttaagCCTTTCAGGATTGGACATTCAATTCTATTCAGGTAAAAGAATTTGAATTCacaataaaacatgaaaaattttgTTGATGTCATGTTTTTAAGTAGAATAGATATATTCCTCCCACAAAAACAGATACTAAAACTTAGAAtcatcagtaaggttggaagggacctctggagatcatccagtccaacctccccactcagcagggtcacctagagcatgttagacagggttgcatccaggcggaccttgaagatctccagagaaggagactccacaacctctctgggcaacctgtgccagtgctctgtcactctctcagtgaagaaattccccctcacattcaggcagaacttcctgtgcttcaatttctgcccattgcctcttgtcctgtcacacgggacagctgagaagagtttgtccccgtccccttgacaccctcccttcaggtacttgtacacattgataagatcccccctcagtcttctcttccccaggctgaagaggcccagctctcgcagccgttcctcatggggcagatgctccagccctctgatcatcctcatagccctacgctggactctccccagtagctccatgtctctcttgtattggggagcccagaactggacacaggactcgagatgaggcctcagcagggctgagtagaggggcaggatcacctcccttgacctgctggcaacactcttcccaatgcagcctgggacaccattggccttcctggccacaagggcacattgctggcttatggtcaatctgtcatccaccagcactcgcaggtcttcctctgcagagctgctctccagcaggtcagcccccagcttgtactggtgcgtagggttatttttccctaggtgcaggaccctgcacttgcccttgttgaacctcaggaggttcctctccgcccaactctccagcctgtccaggtctctctgaatggcagcacagccctcaggtggatcacCCACAAACTTAGCTACAGGTGATATAGAGGGCAGAGAGGTAAacataaaattttgaaaaatgctggTATGCCAGGTAACTTCAGAGAGGAAATTGGATAGTAGTCGTGCAGGTGAGACTGCTTACTGTTCTTTCCAGCTGTGGTACACTTGTAGAAAGCTTACCTGTAGAATTAGATTGTAAGCGAACTATGATTTTGATCtagacagctggaaggactGGTTTAGGTAGgacttgtcattttttttcctcctgcagacgctttcaaggaaaaggaaggtAATTGAGTATTAGTTACCAGGTATGTGAACTAAGTTACATTCTAGAACAGAGCAGGTGGAGCTTCATTTTCATAATCTTTCTAAAGCAGAAACTTTCATTATTCTCTTTCAGGGTCCTAATGTATTGATAATCATGAATAACTGGTTATTACAGCTATGCTGTATTATTAGCTTAGCACAAGTGTCCATTCTGTGTGGTTTATTTCTAGCAATGTGGGATGAACACAATCTCAAAGTTGCTCTCAGGGAAAAGTATATTCAACTTTTAGAACATAAGGTTGGAGAAAATATGCACCCAGGACAAAACCATATTTAGTTCAGTTGCTTGAAACCACAGGTTTTGTTCTGATTGGAGAATTTGATGTCCTGCACAGGTACTTCACAACAAGTACCTGGAAGATAGATGTTGTCTGGGAAGGTATTATTACAATACCTTTCATTAAACTTCTGTCTCAGGGGTTCAACCCTTGATTTAGATTATCTTctctgcagcctttttttttaatgaatattaaaaaagattCATTATGGAGTGATTTGCAactctttaatttttatagcCTAGTCTCCAACAAGGTAAGCAATATGTTGATGgccagtatttcattttctagcaATTGCAAACATTTGTATCCGCAGTGTCATCTTTTATGAAATTGGATTGTTTGGCAAATTAAGGTAATAACCTTCTCTTATCTTATTACAAATTAATTTACTTTCAAAACTACTTATCATTTTACAGTTGTTTCaatattatgtttaaaaaataaaagatctacATTTTCTTCATGACTACAGTGTTTCAGACTGACTTGTCAGCAATTTAGAcacttttggaaaagaaaacttgaaagacTTAGCTGTTTATATGTATATCATTACTATaatctatgaaaaatattttgtaacaaCATAATTCTAAGTAAATCtgtcaaaattttcaaatatccTCCTGAAATAACTGGTCCTGCATAGAGACCAGCTGCATTAGCTCGCTATCAGCTGAGCACTCCAGTCGCCCTAGGAAACATTTTAGTTGAAAATACTTGTCTACTTTCCAcctgagaaatgcaaaaaatctGGAAAACGGTACAGAACGGAGCTCATTCAACCCAAAGAGACCAAATAGTTCTCATGAGCTACACTGCCTCTCCCCTCATCAGACAAATTACTTAAGCCTGTGAGGATCTCAGAAAGGTTGTGAATTCGCCCAGGAACTTTGCCAATGTCTCTGACTTGAGCTATATAAATAGTAGCCTGAAATTTGCTACTATCTGGACAGaataagaataattttcaaaagcatttatatgaataaattaaattagtGAGTCATAACAAATCAGTTTATTGTGCACTTCAGCTTACACACACTCAAAGCCCGAGAGCCTAAGCCCTAACTCTAGAACAAACTACAGAGCCTTCAAAAGTTATCCATGCTTAATGCCATAAAACTGCAGGAATTAGTACTTTCATGCATGTATATACTGTTAAGTTGTTctaaaaattaatacttttgATAAATTGAATTGTTGACTTCTTTCcaaatttaagcatttttatcaTAAGTTTGGAAAGTGGGATCTGGACTTCGTTCTCTCTGGGCATTTTATCAAAGTATAGTTTCatcaaagaataaataaataaaaaaggacacTTCTATCCACTTAATTACTgtcattttcagtttaatgGTATTTACACATGAGAGTGTTCTTTCTATACAGTCATAATTTCTCTGAAGCACTCGGAAGGGTAGCTCattaatactgcttttttaatcttcattgcGGGATCTTCTTCCAGACACAATTATCTCCATCACGTccagttcatagaatcatatgatcagtaaggttggaagggacctctggagatcatccagtccaacctccccactcagcagggtcacctagagcacgttagacagggttgcatccaggcgggccttgaagatctccagagaaggagactccacaacctctctgggcaacctgttccagtgctctgtcactcccacagtgaagaaattccccctcacagtcaggtggaacttcctgtgcttcaatttctgcccattgcctcttgtcctgtcacacgggacaactgaaaagagtttgtccccgtccccttgacaccctcccttcaggtacttgtacacattgataagatcccccctcaggcttcccttccccaggctgaagaggcccagctctcgcagccgttcctcatggggcaggtgctccagccctctgatcatcctcatagccctacgtGGGACTCTCTCCAGTCCTTTCAGGCTGGTTGAGGCAATGCATGTTCTTCATCTTGAGTAATTACTTTTAAGATGGGGAGATGGATTAACACTAATTCTTCATCTTCAAAAAGTACCTTTTCAACATTAATACTGGATTTTAAGAATATGAATTGTAGAGAATTTGAGGATTTGATGCCACTATTGACTTAAAGTCAATAATTAGTAAAtacatctgtttttattaaagttatattttttaaactcagcTGATACAGCTGATAGTCTTTGATATAAAGCATGGGGATAGTATGAATACAGTTTGTGATCTAGAGAAGATTAGTGATTTACCATTGCATCTTGTCCATTATTTATCCTAATTCAGTTTGATatccttttctctgcagtttaaAACAGTATCTCTGCCAACATTCTATTTTCTGTGCAGTATTGTGTCAGAAGGAAAATCAACTTCTTTCTATAAAGTGTGAATGTAAGAtagttgattttattttcatattaatcCCTTAATTGGTAAGGCTATTGTGTTAGTATTAAGCATTGTTCCATTTCATAGTATTCCaacttttatatatatctatctaaattataaacatatatatcAAAAAGATACATAATAtttactgtattaaaatattttatttattctgattGATTGAAGGA
It encodes the following:
- the LOC134135929 gene encoding LOW QUALITY PROTEIN: uncharacterized protein LOC134135929 (The sequence of the model RefSeq protein was modified relative to this genomic sequence to represent the inferred CDS: inserted 3 bases in 2 codons), encoding MGGRKPGSRAHMESQLPGSPATVGKKSLVIQAALCFGIHCSSLVFFEVVCGYGAPHQLWETKHFPRERKANGVPGCIXEECCQQVKGGDPAPLLSPAEASSRVLCPVLGSPIQERHGAXLGRVQRRAMRMIRGLEHLPHEERLRELGLFSLGKRRLRGDLINVYKYLKGGCQGDGDKLFSAVPCDRTRGNGQKLKHRKFCLNVRGNFFTERVTEHWHRLPREVVESPSLEIFKVRLDATLSNML